The following coding sequences lie in one Calypte anna isolate BGI_N300 chromosome 7, bCalAnn1_v1.p, whole genome shotgun sequence genomic window:
- the CXCR4 gene encoding C-X-C chemokine receptor type 4, which translates to MAQSMDNSLDSLDLSSGLIIEFSDNGSDEIGSGDYGDYGEPCFQHENADFNRIFLPTIFSIIFLTGIIGNGLVIIVMGYQKKQRSMTDKYRLHLSVADLLFVITLPFWSVDAAISWYFGNVLCKAVHVIYTVNLYSSVLILAFISLDRYLAIVHATNSQRPRKLLAEKVVYVGVWLPAVLLTVPDIIFASTSEVEGKYLCDRMYPHENWLISFRFQHILVGLVLPGLIILTCYCIIISKLSHSKGHQKRKALKTTVILILAFFACWLPYYIGISIDTFILLGVIRHRCSLDTIVHKWISITEALAFFHCCLNPILYAFLGAKFKTSAQNALTSVSRGSSLKILSKSKRGGHSSVSTESESSSFHSS; encoded by the coding sequence ctgTCCTCCGGGTTAATAATTGAATTTTCTGATAATGGCTCGGATGAGATTGGTTCAGGTGACTATGGAGACTACGGAGAGCCATGCTTCCAGCATGAGAATGCTGATTTCAACCGGATCTTCTTGCCAACAATCTTCTCCATCATCTTCCTAACAGGAATCATTGGCAATGGATTGGTTATTATTGTTATGGGCTaccagaagaaacaaagaagcatGACTGATAAATACAGGCTGCACCTTTCTGTGGCTGACCTGCTTTTCGTCATCACCTTGCCATTCTGGTCCGTGGATGCAGCCATCAGCTGGTACTTCGGGAATGTTCTGTGTAAGGCAGTTCATGTCATTTACACAGTCAACCTCTACAGCAGTGTCTTGATTTTGGCCTTTATAAGTTTAGACCGTTACCTGGCAATAGTCCATGCTACCAACAGCCAGCGACCACGCAAGCTGTTGGCTGAGAAGGTGGTGTATGTAGGGGTATGGCTACCAGCTGTGCTTTTGACAGTGCCCGACATAATTTTTGCCAGCACTAGTGAAGTAGAAGGAAAGTATCTGTGTGACCGCATGTACCCTCACGAAAACTGGCTGatttctttcagatttcagCACATCTTGGTCGGACTTGTCTTACCTGGCCTAATAATCCTGACATGCTACTGTATTATAATATCGAAGCTGTCGCATTCCAAAGGCCACCAGAAGCGTAAAGCCCTGAAGACAACAGTTATCCTTATCCTGGCCTTCTTTGCCTGCTGGCTGCCATATTACATCGGGATCAGCATAGATACATTCATCTTGCTCGGAGTCATCAGGCATCGTTGCAGCTTGGACACAATAGTGCATAAGTGGATCTCCATTACTGAAGCCCTGGCATTCTTCCACTGTTGCCTGAATCCAATCCTTTATGCCTTCCTGGGGGCCAAATTCAAAACATCAGCACAAAACGCCTTGACATCAGTTAGCAGAGGATCAAGCCTCAAGATTCTTTCAAAAAGCAAACGTGGGGGACATTCTTCTGTTTCTACAGAGTCCGAGTCTTCAAGTTTCCACTCCAGCTAA